From the Lathyrus oleraceus cultivar Zhongwan6 chromosome 4, CAAS_Psat_ZW6_1.0, whole genome shotgun sequence genome, one window contains:
- the LOC127076333 gene encoding linoleate 9S-lipoxygenase, which produces MFSGVAGIINRGQKLKGTVVLMQKNVLDINALTAIKSPTGIVTGAFGAIGGAIGTVVDTATSFIGRSVALKLISATSADGSGKGKVGKQTFLEGLLTSILTLGAGQSAYTIHFEWNSDMGIPGAFYIENFMQHEFFLVSLTLEDIPNHGSIHFVCNSWIYNDKKYKSDRIFFANKTYLPNETPAPLVYYRQEELKTLRGDGTGERKEWDRIYDYDVYNDLGAPDQKATLARPVLGGSSILPYPRRGRTGRKPAKKDPNSESRSNFVYLPRDESFGHLKSSDFLAYILKSASQNLIPQLRSVVTLQLKQPEFNTFEDVRSLYEGGIKVPTNFLSDISPIPLFKEIFRSDGAAALKFSKPKVVQVDHSAWMTDEEFAREMIAGVNPHIIKKLVEFPARSKLDTQLYGDNTSTVTKGHLEPNMGGVTVEQAIQNHRLYILDHHDTVFPYLRKINATDTKAYATRTFLFLQNDGTLKPLAIELSKPRPQDDSYGPISEVYLPASEGVEGSIWLLAKAYVVVNDSCYHQLVSHWLNTHAVVEPFIIATNRHLSVVHPVHKLLLPHYRDTMNINSLARNVLVNAEGIIESTFLWGGYSLELSAVVYRDWVFTDQGLPNDLLKRGVAVVDPASPHGIRLLIEDYPYASDGLEIWAAIKSWVEEYVNFYYKSDEAIAQDAELQAFWKELVEVGHGDLKSATWWFKMQTRAELIEACTILIWIASALHAAVNFGQYPYGGYILNRPTKSRRFMPEKGSPEYDELAKDYQKGYLRTITPKNDTLTDLTIIEVLSRHASDEQYLGQRIEGDLWTSDSQPIEAYKKFGKKLAEIEQKLVQRNNDESLRNRYGPVKMPYTLLYPSSEEGLTFRGIPNSVSI; this is translated from the exons ATGTTTTCAGGTGTAGCAGGTATCATCAACAGAGGCCAAAAGCTGAAGGGAACGGTGGTTTTGATGCAAAAGAATGTGCTGGATATTAATGCTCTCACTGCAATTAAGAGTCCTACTGGTATAGTGACTGGTGCATTTGGTGCTATCGGTGGTGCCATTGGGACAGTTGTTGATACTGCTACTTCATTCATAGGACGTTCTGTGGCTCTTAAGTTGATTAGTGCTACAAGTGCTGATG GAAGTGGAAAAGGAAAAGTGGGAAAGCAAACATTTTTGGAGGGTCTTCTTACTTCCATACTAACATTGGGAGCAGGGCAATCTGCCTACACTATCCATTTTGAATGGAATAGTGATATGGGAATTCCAGGAGCATTTTATATTGAGAATTTCATGCAACATGAATTCTTTCTTGTAAGTTTGACCCTTGAAGATATTCCCAACCATGGAAGCATCCACTTTGTTTGCAACTCATGGATTTACAATGATAAGAAATATAAAAGTGACCGCATCTTTTTTGCTAACAAG ACATATCTTCCAAATGAAACACCGGCTCCATTGGTCTATTATAGACAAGAAGAGTTGAAGACTTTAAGAGGAGATGGAACCGGAGAGCGCAAGGAGTGGGATAGAATCTATGATTATGATGTCTACAATGATTTGGGAGCTCCTGACCAAAAAGCTACGTTGGCTCGTCCAGTTCTTGGAGGATCCAGCATCTTGCCTTACCCTCGGAGAGGCAGAACAGGCAGAAAACCAGCTAAGAAAG ATCCTAATAGTGAGAGTCGAAGCAACTTTGTTTACCTTCCAAGAGATGAAtcatttggtcatttgaagtCGTCAGACTTTCTTGCTTACATACTCAAATCAGCATCTCAAAATCTCATACCTCAATTAAGATCCGTAGTTACATTACAACTCAAGCAACCCGAGTTTAACACCTTTGAAGATGTGCGCTCGCTTTACGAAGGTGGAATTAAGGTACCTACCAATTTTCTTAGCGACATAAGCCCAATACCATTGTTCAAAGAAATTTTTCGATCGGATGGCGCAGCGGCCCTTAAGTTTTCAAAACCTAAAGTGGTTCAAG TTGATCATTCTGCGTGGATGACTGATGAGGAATTCGCAAGGGAAATGATTGCTGGTGTGAATCCACACATCATCAAAAAACTTGTG GAGTTCCCAGCAAGGAGCAAGCTAGATACACAACTATATGGTGATAATACCAGCACTGTGACCAAAGGACATTTAGAGCCAAACATGGGTGGGGTCACTGTAGAACAG GCTATCCAAAACCATAGGCTGTACATCCTTGATCACCATGACACAGTATTTCCATATTTGAGGAAAATAAACGCAACTGACACAAAGGCCTACGCTACTAGGACCTTCCTTTTCTTGCAAAATGATGGAACTTTAAAGCCACTGGCTATTGAGCTAAGTAAGCCACGTCCTCAAGATGATAGCTATGGCCCTATTAGTGAAGTTTACTTGCCTGCAAGTGAAGGTGTTGAAGGTTCTATTTGGCTACTTGCTAAAGCTTATGTAGTTGTAAATGACTCTTGCTATCATCAACTTGTTAGCCATTG GTTGAACACTCATGCTGTTGTTGAGCCGTTCATCATAGCAACAAACAGACACCTTAGTGTGGTTCACCCTGTGCACAAACTTTTGCTTCCACACTACCGTGACACAATGAACATAAATTCACTTGCGAGAAATGTCCTGGTCAATGCTGAGGGTATTATAGAATCAACATTCTTGTGGGGAGGATATTCTTTGGAATTGTCTGCTGTTGTATATAGGGATTGGGTTTTCACTGATCAAGGACTACCTAATGACCTACTAAAAAG GGGAGTGGCTGTTGTGGATCCCGCTTCACCACACGGCATCCGCCTTTTGATAGAGGACTATCCTTATGCTTCTGATGGACTAGAGATATGGGCTGCTATCAAGTCGTGGGTTGAAGAATATGTGAATTTCTACTACAAATCAGATGAAGCTATTGCACAAGATGCCGAGCTCCAAGCATTCTGGAAAGAACTTGTAGAGGTGGGTCATGGTGACTTGAAGAGTGCTACATGGTGGTTTAAAATGCAAACTCGTGCAGAGTTGATTGAAGCCTGCACCATCCTCATATGGATAGCTTCAGCACTTCATGCTGCTGTTAATTTTGGACAATACCCATATGGAGGATACATCCTTAACCGACCAACTAAGAGCCGGAGATTCATGCCCGAGAAAGGATCCCCCGAGTATGATGAGCTTGCTAAGGACTACCAGAAGGGGTATTTACGGACAATCACACCAAAGAACGATACCCTTACAGACCTAACCATAATAGAGGTATTGTCAAGGCATGCTTCTGATGAGCAATACCTCGGACAGAGAATTGAAGGTGATCTCTGGACTTCTGATTCACAACCAATAGAGGCCTACAAGAAGTTCGGAAAGAAGTTGGCTGAAATCGAGCAAAAGCTCGTTCAAAGGAACAATGACGAGTCATTGAGAAACCGTTACGGACCAGTGAAGATGCCATACACTCTGCTGTATCCTTCTAGTGAAGAAGGATTGACTTTCAGAGGCATTCCCAACAGTGTCTCTATCTAA